In a genomic window of Plectropomus leopardus isolate mb chromosome 6, YSFRI_Pleo_2.0, whole genome shotgun sequence:
- the kcnip3a gene encoding Kv channel interacting protein 3a, calsenilin isoform X3, which translates to MGIQGMELFAIGVVIILFMAVLKQFGILEPMSSFEDSSDSDLELSTVRHQPEGLDQLQAQTKFTRKELQSLYRGFKNECPSGLVDEETFKTIYSQFFPQGDATTYAHFLFNAFDIDRNGSIRFEDFVIGLSVLLRGSVTEKLNWAFNLYDINKDGYITKEEMLAIMKSIYDMMGRYTYPCVRDEAPSEHVDKFFQKMDKNRDGVVTIEEFIETCQKDENIMNSMQLFENVI; encoded by the exons ATGGGGATCCAGGGCATGGAGCTGTTTGCCATTGGCGTGGTCATCATCCTTTTCATGGCAGTTCTCAAGCAGTTTGGCATCTTGGAGCCCATGTCCTCATTTGAAG ACAGCAGCGACAGTGACTTGGAGCTGTCGACAGTGCGTCACCAGCCGGAGGGTCTGGACCAGCTGCAGGCTCAGACTAAGTTCACCAGGAAGGAGCTTCAGTCCCTTTATCGAGGCTTCAAGAAT GAGTGTCCCAGCGGGCTGGTTGATGAGGAGACTTTCAAGACCATCTATTCTCAGTTCTTTCCCCAAGGAG ATGCAACCACCTACGCTCACTTCCTGTTCAACGCGTTTGACATCGACAGAAACGGTTCAATCCGCTTTGAGGACTTCGTCATCGGCCTATCGGTGTTGCTCAGAGGTTCAGTCACAGAGAAGCTCAACTGGGCCTTTAACCTCTACGACATAAACAAGGACGGCTACATCACCAAAGAG GAGATGCTGGCGATCATGAAGTCAATCTATGACATGATGGGGAGGTACACGTACCCCTGCGTGCGAGATGAAGCGCCCTCCGAGCACGTGGACAAGTTCTTCCAG aaaatggataaaaaccGAGATGGTGTCGTGACCATTGAAGAGTTCATTGAGACCTGTCAGAAG GACGAGAACATCATGAACTCCATGCAGCTGTTTGAGAACGTGATATAA
- the kcnip3a gene encoding Kv channel interacting protein 3a, calsenilin isoform X2 — protein sequence MGIQGMELFAIGVVIILFMAVLKQFGILEPMSSFEDDSSDSDLELSTVRHQPEGLDQLQAQTKFTRKELQSLYRGFKNECPSGLVDEETFKTIYSQFFPQGDATTYAHFLFNAFDIDRNGSIRFEDFVIGLSVLLRGSVTEKLNWAFNLYDINKDGYITKEEMLAIMKSIYDMMGRYTYPCVRDEAPSEHVDKFFQKMDKNRDGVVTIEEFIETCQKDENIMNSMQLFENVI from the exons ATGGGGATCCAGGGCATGGAGCTGTTTGCCATTGGCGTGGTCATCATCCTTTTCATGGCAGTTCTCAAGCAGTTTGGCATCTTGGAGCCCATGTCCTCATTTGAAG ATG ACAGCAGCGACAGTGACTTGGAGCTGTCGACAGTGCGTCACCAGCCGGAGGGTCTGGACCAGCTGCAGGCTCAGACTAAGTTCACCAGGAAGGAGCTTCAGTCCCTTTATCGAGGCTTCAAGAAT GAGTGTCCCAGCGGGCTGGTTGATGAGGAGACTTTCAAGACCATCTATTCTCAGTTCTTTCCCCAAGGAG ATGCAACCACCTACGCTCACTTCCTGTTCAACGCGTTTGACATCGACAGAAACGGTTCAATCCGCTTTGAGGACTTCGTCATCGGCCTATCGGTGTTGCTCAGAGGTTCAGTCACAGAGAAGCTCAACTGGGCCTTTAACCTCTACGACATAAACAAGGACGGCTACATCACCAAAGAG GAGATGCTGGCGATCATGAAGTCAATCTATGACATGATGGGGAGGTACACGTACCCCTGCGTGCGAGATGAAGCGCCCTCCGAGCACGTGGACAAGTTCTTCCAG aaaatggataaaaaccGAGATGGTGTCGTGACCATTGAAGAGTTCATTGAGACCTGTCAGAAG GACGAGAACATCATGAACTCCATGCAGCTGTTTGAGAACGTGATATAA
- the kcnip3a gene encoding Kv channel interacting protein 3a, calsenilin isoform X1 — MSVRWETEGLQTVGIVCLVIMFLKLMHLLGLIDITETDDSSDSDLELSTVRHQPEGLDQLQAQTKFTRKELQSLYRGFKNECPSGLVDEETFKTIYSQFFPQGDATTYAHFLFNAFDIDRNGSIRFEDFVIGLSVLLRGSVTEKLNWAFNLYDINKDGYITKEEMLAIMKSIYDMMGRYTYPCVRDEAPSEHVDKFFQKMDKNRDGVVTIEEFIETCQKDENIMNSMQLFENVI; from the exons ATGAGTGTGAGGTGGGAGACGGAGGGACTCCAGACTGTCGGCATCGTCTGCCTGGTGATCATGTTCCTCAAACTGATGCACCTGCTGGGCCTGATCGACATCACTGAGACCG ATG ACAGCAGCGACAGTGACTTGGAGCTGTCGACAGTGCGTCACCAGCCGGAGGGTCTGGACCAGCTGCAGGCTCAGACTAAGTTCACCAGGAAGGAGCTTCAGTCCCTTTATCGAGGCTTCAAGAAT GAGTGTCCCAGCGGGCTGGTTGATGAGGAGACTTTCAAGACCATCTATTCTCAGTTCTTTCCCCAAGGAG ATGCAACCACCTACGCTCACTTCCTGTTCAACGCGTTTGACATCGACAGAAACGGTTCAATCCGCTTTGAGGACTTCGTCATCGGCCTATCGGTGTTGCTCAGAGGTTCAGTCACAGAGAAGCTCAACTGGGCCTTTAACCTCTACGACATAAACAAGGACGGCTACATCACCAAAGAG GAGATGCTGGCGATCATGAAGTCAATCTATGACATGATGGGGAGGTACACGTACCCCTGCGTGCGAGATGAAGCGCCCTCCGAGCACGTGGACAAGTTCTTCCAG aaaatggataaaaaccGAGATGGTGTCGTGACCATTGAAGAGTTCATTGAGACCTGTCAGAAG GACGAGAACATCATGAACTCCATGCAGCTGTTTGAGAACGTGATATAA